A stretch of DNA from Halobacillus litoralis:
ATGTTACAAGCCACTTATTTGAGCTTCATCCAGAAACCGTATCTGATGGTTACCGGCCTATTTCTGCATTCACACCTGGGGTTATGGGTGTGACTGGGATTGAAACCAGTGATATGGTCCATGGGATCATTGAACAGACGAAGCCGGATTTTGTTTTGGTCATCGATGCCCTTGCTTCACGTTCGATCAATCGTATCAATGCAACCATACAACTTTCTGATACAGGGATTCATCCAGGGTCCGGGGTAGGTAACAAGCGGAAAGAAATCAGCAGAGAGACATACGGCATCCCTGTGATCTCCATTGGAGTACCAACAGTAGTAGATGCCGTAACAATTACAAGTGATGCCATTGATTATGTGTTAAAACATTTTGGCAGAGAGTGGCGTGAAAAAGATCGTCCTTCTAATGCATTGTCGCCCGCCATGAACCCGTTTGAAAGAAAGACGCTGACGGATGAAGACCATCCGAATGAAGAGCAAAGCAAAGCGGTTATGGGCATGTTCGGCCAATTAGAAGAAGTGGAAAAGAAACAACTGATTAAAGAAGTGCTGACCCCACTTGGCCACAATTTGATGGTTACACCTAAAGAGGTGGACAGCTTCATTCAGGATATGGCGCATGTCATCGCGAAGGGGATCAATGGGGCGCTGCATCCAGGGATAGAAGATGGCGAAGCACAATCTAATTTTTAATAATGATTTAATAGAGAGGTTCTATTAAATTCCTCTCTCTCATACCATTTACTAGATAGTGGATGAGGGGGAGGATTTTTCATGTCTCGTTACCCGATCATGAAGAAAAATAAGAAAAGCTATATGAAGCAGGGGACAAGATGGACCATCATCGCAGTCACCGTTTTGCTTTTATTGTTTATTGGAATCGGTATCCTTACAGGAGCAAAAACAACGTATCGTATTTATTCAAGTACGATACAAGAATGGACAACTAAGCTTGAAGGTAGTGCTTTTTTATATCTATTTGAAATGGAAAACCGCGCCTTTAAAGACGCCCATCCGGAAGGGAATCGAATTCCGAGTTTGACGACATTGTCTTTTCAATTACTCACGAGCCTAACACCCAATGATCCGCGAAGCCTGCTGGGGAGAGAAATACCGGGATTATCTTCTTACAACAGTCAAATTATCATTGCTGGTAAAGGGACAGACTACTCCACGCTCCCTATTGAATCAGAACCTCCTATGATTGTAGATAACCGCGGGGAGGAAGGGGATGTGGAAGAAAATAAAGAGGACAAGGGCGAGACAGAAGATAGGCCGGTGGGGGAAGAAAGGGTTTACATTTACCATACCCACAACACAGAATCTTTCTATCCGCATTTACCGGATGAGTCCACGGACCATGATGGAAAAGTAAATATTACTCTTATCGGAGAGCGTCTTGGCGAAGGGTTA
This window harbors:
- the spoIIP gene encoding stage II sporulation protein P — translated: MSRYPIMKKNKKSYMKQGTRWTIIAVTVLLLLFIGIGILTGAKTTYRIYSSTIQEWTTKLEGSAFLYLFEMENRAFKDAHPEGNRIPSLTTLSFQLLTSLTPNDPRSLLGREIPGLSSYNSQIIIAGKGTDYSTLPIESEPPMIVDNRGEEGDVEENKEDKGETEDRPVGEERVYIYHTHNTESFYPHLPDESTDHDGKVNITLIGERLGEGLEKRGIGAIVDTTDVAALRNEKGMEYYQSYDAMRPVVEEAISQNEGIQYLFDLHRDSLSKEHTTTTINGKDYARFAFVIGAEHPQYEQNLQLASKIHQLLEEKYPGISRGVITKKGSGVDGVYNQDLNPNAILIEFGGVYNHLDELYRSADVMAEVFSDYYFEDEKVSTE